In Nematostella vectensis chromosome 2, jaNemVect1.1, whole genome shotgun sequence, one genomic interval encodes:
- the LOC5514063 gene encoding 39S ribosomal protein L10, mitochondrial: MAARAVGLTSNKGLTFFVRAFNDCALRSASSMAAVRQPRKMAARCRAGKNKLRQAKPSQKKLEIVSNVREVFGNSCVTVFQYGDMNTAEWEDLRYALSKHNVKVKIFPNRVTHKALEDTIYDGIIPLFACTTCVIYSEEPAVKPILDVIKRQPKLELLGAKIDNRLMSVRNVQDFAKLPSLTELHVTLVQLLQHQSNQLGSLLQQNQSQLSSNLDQLVKQGGEQQ; encoded by the exons atggcggccagaGCTGTGGGTCTGACATCGAATAAAGGCTTAACTTTCTTCGTACGGGCTTTTAACG ACTGCGCACTTCGAAGTGCAAGTAGCATGGCGGCTGTTCGACAACCTAGAAAGATGGCAGCTCGATGCCGTGCCGGGAAAAACAAACTTCGTCAAGCCAAG cCTAGTCAAAAGAAGCTTGAAATTGTGTCGAATGTGCGAGAGGTCTTTGGTAACAGCTGTGTGACTGTCTTCCAGTATGGAGACATGAACACAGCTGAATGGGAAGACCTTCGTTATGCCCTCAGTAAACACAATGTCAAAGTGAAGATCTTTCCTAATCGAGTGACCCACAAAGCTCTGGAGGATACAATATATGATGGCATTATACCTTTGTTTGCTTGCACGACTTGTGTGATTTATTCTGAGGAACCTGCTGTCAAGCCTATACTGGATGTTATCAAAAGACAGCCTAAACTGGAATTGCTTGGGGCAAAGATAGACAATCGCCTGATGTCTGTAAGAAATGTGCAGGACTTTGCTAAGCTGCCATCTTTGACTGAATTGCATGTGACTTTGGTTCAACTGCTACAGCACCAGTCAAATCAGTTAGGATCATTACTCCAGCAGAACCAGTCACAACTTTCAAGTAACCTTGACCAGCTGGTTAAGCAAGGAGGAGAACAACAATGA
- the LOC5514104 gene encoding lanC-like protein 2 isoform X2, with amino-acid sequence MMAVQGSYQRKIEEPFLSNLTEQALKMLRRYEEGLKSERDESNHSVYTGSGGAALLYLHLASTFFRDDKEKREYYLSSALQILEQAAKNLTGRRVTFLCGDAGIHAMLAVLYEKLGRHSESTRCIQELYKMTDRVLHDQSLPDEVLYGRAGYLYSLLHVQQEIGINKIDRALIDQICSAVVSSGLNLAKHLRHQSPLMYAWHGKHYLGAAHGIVGILYMLLQAVSCPSVQSNLSTIEECIDFFLSLQFPSGNFPSSLGNSSDKLVHWCHGAPGAIHLLLKAHKVFGKEKYLNAAQRCGEVIWRRGLLKKGYGICHGVAGNGYALLALYKATNESKYLYRAIKFADWCKDYGKHGCRTPDTPFSLFEGMAGTVHFLADLIEPRSSLLPGFELIL; translated from the exons ATGATGGCCGTACAAGGCTCTTATCAGAGAAAG ATCGAAGAACCGTTTTTATCAAATCTTACCGAGCAGGCGTTGAAGATGTTGCGTAGATACGAGGAAGGGCTTAAAAGCGAAAGGGACGAGTCGAACCATTCTGTGTACACCGGAAGTGGAG GGGCAGCTCTATTGTACCTCCACTTGGCATCAACTTTCTTCAGAGATGACAAAGAAAAGAGGGAATATTACCTCTCATCAGCTTTACAAATACTTGAACAAGCAGCCAAGAATCTGACAGGACGTCGAGTGACCTTTTTGTGTGGAGATGCAG gaattcATGCCATGTTAGCTGTACTCTATGAAAAGCTTGGAAGGCACTCTGAAAGTACAAGGTGTATCCAGGAGCTTTATAAGATGACTGATAGGGTGTTGCATGATCAGTCTCTACCTGATGAAGTCTTGTATGGCAGAGCTGGCTATCTTTACTCCCTTCTGCATGTCCAGCAGGAGATTGGCATCAACAAAATTGATAGGGCTCTTATTGACCAG ATTTGTTCTGCTGTGGTATCATCTGGTCTGAACCTGGCCAAGCACTTACGCCACCAATCTCCTCTTATGTATGCCTGGCATGGTAAACACTACCTTGGCGCTGCTCATGGCATTGTCGGGATACTCTACATGTTGTTACAA GCTGTGTCTTGCCCATCTGTTCAATCCAACTTGAGTACCATTGAGGAATGCATAGACTTCTTTCTTTCTCTTCAATTTCCTTCTGGAAACTTTCCTTCCTCTTTGGGTAACTCAAGTGACAAGCTAGTCCACTGGTGTCACGGAGCCCCTGGTGCCATTCATCTCCTACTCAAAGCTCATAAG GTATTTGGCAAGGAAAAGTACTTAAATGCTGCACAACGGTGCGGTGAAGTGATTTGGAGGCGTGGTCTGCTCAAGAAAGGCTATGGGATCTGTCATGGAGTGGCAGGGAATGGATACGCCCTACTTGCACTATACAAGGCGACAAATGAATCAAAGTACCTTTACCGTGCTATCAAG TTTGCAGACTGGTGCAAAGATTACGGCAAGCATGGTTGCCGAACACCAGATACGCCGTTTTCTCTATTTGAAG gaatgGCGGGTACAGTCCATTTCCTGGCAGATCTTATTGAGCCGAGATCCTCTCTATTACCGGGATTCGAGTTGATTCTTTAA
- the LOC5514104 gene encoding lanC-like protein 2 isoform X1, which produces MASERREFENKFSDYDGRTRLLSEKGKIEEPFLSNLTEQALKMLRRYEEGLKSERDESNHSVYTGSGGAALLYLHLASTFFRDDKEKREYYLSSALQILEQAAKNLTGRRVTFLCGDAGIHAMLAVLYEKLGRHSESTRCIQELYKMTDRVLHDQSLPDEVLYGRAGYLYSLLHVQQEIGINKIDRALIDQICSAVVSSGLNLAKHLRHQSPLMYAWHGKHYLGAAHGIVGILYMLLQAVSCPSVQSNLSTIEECIDFFLSLQFPSGNFPSSLGNSSDKLVHWCHGAPGAIHLLLKAHKVFGKEKYLNAAQRCGEVIWRRGLLKKGYGICHGVAGNGYALLALYKATNESKYLYRAIKFADWCKDYGKHGCRTPDTPFSLFEGMAGTVHFLADLIEPRSSLLPGFELIL; this is translated from the exons ATGGCTTCAGAGAGACGCGAGTTTGAGAACAAGTTCAGTGACTATGATGGCCGTACAAGGCTCTTATCAGAGAAAGGAAAG ATCGAAGAACCGTTTTTATCAAATCTTACCGAGCAGGCGTTGAAGATGTTGCGTAGATACGAGGAAGGGCTTAAAAGCGAAAGGGACGAGTCGAACCATTCTGTGTACACCGGAAGTGGAG GGGCAGCTCTATTGTACCTCCACTTGGCATCAACTTTCTTCAGAGATGACAAAGAAAAGAGGGAATATTACCTCTCATCAGCTTTACAAATACTTGAACAAGCAGCCAAGAATCTGACAGGACGTCGAGTGACCTTTTTGTGTGGAGATGCAG gaattcATGCCATGTTAGCTGTACTCTATGAAAAGCTTGGAAGGCACTCTGAAAGTACAAGGTGTATCCAGGAGCTTTATAAGATGACTGATAGGGTGTTGCATGATCAGTCTCTACCTGATGAAGTCTTGTATGGCAGAGCTGGCTATCTTTACTCCCTTCTGCATGTCCAGCAGGAGATTGGCATCAACAAAATTGATAGGGCTCTTATTGACCAG ATTTGTTCTGCTGTGGTATCATCTGGTCTGAACCTGGCCAAGCACTTACGCCACCAATCTCCTCTTATGTATGCCTGGCATGGTAAACACTACCTTGGCGCTGCTCATGGCATTGTCGGGATACTCTACATGTTGTTACAA GCTGTGTCTTGCCCATCTGTTCAATCCAACTTGAGTACCATTGAGGAATGCATAGACTTCTTTCTTTCTCTTCAATTTCCTTCTGGAAACTTTCCTTCCTCTTTGGGTAACTCAAGTGACAAGCTAGTCCACTGGTGTCACGGAGCCCCTGGTGCCATTCATCTCCTACTCAAAGCTCATAAG GTATTTGGCAAGGAAAAGTACTTAAATGCTGCACAACGGTGCGGTGAAGTGATTTGGAGGCGTGGTCTGCTCAAGAAAGGCTATGGGATCTGTCATGGAGTGGCAGGGAATGGATACGCCCTACTTGCACTATACAAGGCGACAAATGAATCAAAGTACCTTTACCGTGCTATCAAG TTTGCAGACTGGTGCAAAGATTACGGCAAGCATGGTTGCCGAACACCAGATACGCCGTTTTCTCTATTTGAAG gaatgGCGGGTACAGTCCATTTCCTGGCAGATCTTATTGAGCCGAGATCCTCTCTATTACCGGGATTCGAGTTGATTCTTTAA
- the LOC5514061 gene encoding uncharacterized protein LOC5514061, producing the protein MASPQDNTVLTNALRAFFEREVKITSGDKGMTKEMIDNHIKGHILEYFKDNSHISVRKLDYTGSFYEKLKTGAADEVDIMVILESKDLKLEKVNDFPGWVKLKATDGSPFEKYANDDRYIIPEKILKSWMFSSVQKAVNKFSKEKPDLFGTLKISLHGPAVQLDINAGLSVDLVLTFEFDDEHYVAKPFQNNGPCAGGDHKLLFRQSFSVKEKAILRHMDSGDGGCRHILLRIVKTMVRNESALKGELSSYHLKTAFLRLIKTKDSPGYWHRDLLGDRFLEFITILHNALRDKSLPHYWIPSVNLLEDISNVVLENMAARLEKILTKDRELFKILGADVPDISQLTVSSVEEKSLIAMLRAFSKDMEVNISKEKKNTKDMFKIHVIEQVLKRCQEKYPKRISRFDVAGNLYDNLKTEGPDEEDATVLLILAKKKIVHEITQSGCALFLVKDASSEYAVDCSDEEGFLLPEKIIKWLFNLLQKESKSYQQSQDVIKINVSQLKQYSGVRLKVRDISIGYTLLVNVVPTLVAEEKVFSTSHLLLSTCLCPDDQPLERRWSPCFVLEEKKQLANMDTDGGCRHELFRVVKTIMKKEATFAKLVAYLKIIFLNFLENSQQDSLWRAENLADRFLEFLDYTQSALKSRQLRHQWMSIGGEPVNLLADTKPLTLQNMESRVARILSSKSELREVLLVAGLPVEAQL; encoded by the exons ATGGCTTCACCACAAGATAACACAGTGCTTACAAATGCTTTGAGAGCATTCTTTGAAAGAGAGGTCAAGATCACTTCTGGTGACAAGGGGATGACAAAGGAAATGATAGACAATCACATCAAAGGTCATATATTAGAGTACTTCAAGGATAATTCACATATATCTGTCAGGAAACTTGACTACACTGGTAGTTTCTATGAGAAGCTTAAGACTGGGGCAGCTGATGAGGTAGACATAATGGTTATCTTAGAAAGCAAGGACCTGAAACTTGAAAAAGTTAATGATTTCCCTGGATGGGTCAAACTGAAAGCTACCGATGGTTCTCCATTTGAAAAATATGCAAATGATGACAGGTACATAATTCCTGAGAAGATTCTGAAAAGTTGGATGTTCTCTTCTGTCCAAAAGGCTGTGAATAAATTCTCCAAGGAGAAGCCTGACTTGTTTGGAACTTTGAAAATATCCCTTCATGGCCCTGCTGTTCAACTGGATATCAATGCTGGCTTGTCTGTGGATCTTGTTTTGACATTTGAGTTTGACGATGAACACTATGTTGCCAAACCGTTCCAGAATAATGGCCCTTGTGCTGGTGGTGACCACAAGTTGTTATTTCGACAGTCTTTCTCAGTGAAAGAGAAAGCGATTTTGCGACACATGGATAGTGGTGATGGGGGATGTAGACATATTTTACTCAGGATTGTGAAGACCATGGTTAGAAACGAGTCAGCATTAAAAGGGGAGCTTAGCTCTTATCATTTGAAGACTGCTTTCCTAAG GCTTATCAAGACGAAAGATTCACCAGGTTACTGGCATCGCGACCTGCTTGGCGACCGCTTTCTGGAGTTCATTACAATTCTTCATAATGCGCTACGTGACAAATCCCTTCCCCATTACTGGATACCATCTGTAAATCTACTCGAAGATATCAGTAATGTTGTGCTGGAAAACATGGCTGCTAGACTGGAAAAGATCTTAACGAAAGACAGAGAACTATTTAAAATTCTTGGAG CTGATGTCCCAGATATAAGCCAGCTGACCGTCTCAAGCGTGGAGGAAAAGTCATTGATTGCTATGCTTAGGGCGTTCTCGAAGGACATGGAGGTCAACATCAgcaaggaaaaaaagaatacaaaAGACATGTTCAAAATTCACGTGATAGAACAGGTTCTTAAAAGATGTCAGGAGAAGTACCCAAAGCGGATAAGTAGGTTTGACGTCGCTGGCAATCTGTATGATAACCTTAAAACTGAGGGACCTGACGAAGAAGATGCAACTGTCCTGTTAATACTCGCCAAAAAGAAGATTGTTCACGAGATTACTCAATCTGGATGTGCCCTATTCCTTGTGAAAGACGCGTCTTCGGAATACGCGGTAGACTGTAGTGATGAAGAGGGGTTTCTCCTTCCCGAGAAGATAATAAAATGGTTATTCAACCTGTTGCAAAAAGAATCCAAGAGCTACCAACAAAGTCAGgacgtcatcaaaattaaCGTGTCACAGCTAAAACAGTACTCTGGGGTGCGGCTAAAAGTCAGGGATATCTCAATTGGATACACACTTTTGGTCAACGTGGTGCCCACGCTTGTGGCAGAGGAAAAAGTCTTCTCTACAAGTCATCTTCTCTTGTCAACTTGTTTGTGCCCAGACGACCAGCCCTTGGAGCGACGATGGAGTCCCTGCTTTGTGCTTGAGGAGAAGAAACAGCTTGCAAACATGGACACGGACGGAGGATGCAGGCATGAACTTTTTAGAGTGGTAAAGACCATTATGAAAAAGGAAGCTACATTTGCAAAACTAGTCGCCTAtctgaaaattatttttctcaACTTTCTCGAAAATAGTCAGCAAGATTCCCTCTGGAGAGCAGAAAACCTCGCCGACCGATTCCTTGAATTCCTTGACTATACCCAAAGTGCCTTGAAAAGCAGACAGCTTAGGCACCAGTGGATGTCGATTGGTGGAGAACCCGTGAATCTTCTAGCTGACACCAAACCGTTAACCCTACAAAACATGGAGTCCAGGGTTGCCCGAATTCTGTCCAGCAAGTCAGAATTGAGGGAGGTTCTTCTTGTTgctgggttacctgtggaaGCCCAGTtataa